The following coding sequences are from one Ktedonobacterales bacterium window:
- a CDS encoding IS607 family transposase, producing MKLSEYAKQQGISYRTAFRWWKAGQIPGYQAPTGTIIVQEPKEPAA from the coding sequence ATGAAGCTCTCAGAGTACGCCAAACAACAAGGCATCAGTTATCGGACGGCCTTTCGCTGGTGGAAAGCGGGCCAGATTCCCGGCTATCAGGCTCCGACCGGCACCATCATTGTGCAAGAGCCGAAAGAGCCAGCCGCG